A segment of the Panulirus ornatus isolate Po-2019 chromosome 39, ASM3632096v1, whole genome shotgun sequence genome:
CAGTACAAACAAAAGCTCAGGAGAAAAGAATTTACATGATATTCTCCATTTTATCTATTAAATTCCTTATGCCAATCTGAAGGGAAAGCTATTTCCCTAACAGGAAAATATATGGGAAGATTTGCTGGTAACATTTCAAACAATCCATGAATTTGTATAAGGAAAATACGTGATTTAGAAAAGTCATTCATTCTCGTGCAAAGCTCCACAAAAGTCAGGTCAATGCAAGAACATCTCCCCTCACCTTCTGAATTAAAAGCAGCACAGCATTTAATACTACAGAATTTATATGTACAGCGTATTATAAGTCTTAGGGTTCTTCTCAAACTGCATGAGTGGAAGTGCTTGTCAAAGTACTCATTTTACAGACTAAAAGTTAAATTCTTTTACTCCATTTCTCTCAATCATCAGAACTGGTATCCTACAACAAACCAATTCCAATGCTGCCTTACATTTCGCAGAAATGGCTCGTGCAGCTATTATCTATTACTTTAAAATCCTGCTTAATTCACTCACATATTTATTTACAATAATGCAGTTTCCTAGCATTTAAAGCAAGGTAAaacttatactatatatatcttatctagtACTGACCTCATTATCAGCACAACAAGGGAAGCAGTTAGTTATGCCTAACATTTCCCTTTAAAAGGTACCAAGATAAAGTGCATCTAATCATTCAAGAGAATCAAAGATACAACTGTTCAGCTTCTCCTGACCATACATACAAAAGAACAACCTTAAATGTTGCAATATCAACAGGATAATCAATATCTAACTTAAACTGATTAGAAGTAAAGAATCTAATGTACCTATTGAAAAATATTGAGACAACTGGCAAACTCTAGGTTTGAAAAGACTCGGAGTTAATCactagacatacatacacaaacttcTCATGGATTTGTACTAGTATGAGCTATCTAAAACTGTCACAGTTTCCATGACAACGCAAGTTATTTGACGATGCACAACAAAAATATGGCCATCCATGGTTGACCTCCCCTCTTTCACCATTTATAAGTAAATTCTAACTATATGTCTGCATGTTTGAAGAGTCACTGGAATCTTCTAGTACACAGACACAATACACAATAACACTTGCACACATCGCTGTAATTCATAAGGCTGAAATAATCAAACCTTTGATCACATGACCATCTCACAAGGAACAAAACAATTATCATCAGCACTTGTTTTGTCAATGTCCTAATTCTAGAACAGAGTTTATTTTTCAATATGTAAATTTGCATGCTATCAAACTATACTGCAAACAAGATATGATTCATTCATCAGGATGCCTTGGCAGCAGTGTTAGGTCATTCTTTATCTCCATGCATCGAATAAAGTTCCTTTCAAGACAGTGCATTTTAAAGGTACCCTTAAAACTCAGTAAAGTTGCTTGCTGCAAATCTTTCAATGTCATCAAAGTTCATACTGTCCACCATCAACTGGCAACTCTGAAATTCAAATTCTGAGGTAAACATTTTGTCCAAACATACTGAAATATTGTATATCATACCATAAAATTAAATATGTTATTGGACTCCATCTGCCTGTGGCTGCACCATGAGGGTAAAGTTACCTTCAGTAAGACTATCATTGTCTGTAAATGAATGAGAGTACcgtctcatcaaggaacttctcactctaaagaagtCCACCATTTTCCCACTAACAGTAGCCTTGAAGCCATAGAAGTCCTACACCAGTTATTTGTAACTTGAGTGATCTTATCCTCAAATTACTATAAAAAACACTAATTAAATGACACTAGTAACTAACCTTTTTAAATTCACTGACTACTTTTGTAGTCTGTTCTTGAGTTAAGTGTTTACTAAGAAAAGATTCTAACTGAATAAAGAAATCTGATGTTGCTGCTACATTCTTTGAGGAGCCTGCACCACCTGAAGGAGATGCCATTTCTCCTTTCTTCCCCATTAGATGGATTTTTGCTCCATCAGTAATGCCAGCCTCTTCAAGCGTTATCTCATCTATCAAAGAAATAAGttagatattgtaaagatgactATTTCCCCTTGATAAGGACAGCTTCATTACAAACTATTAATTCATCTAGATAGTTTgtcgttccatctgctgccaaatccactcccagatatctaaaacacttcacttcctccagtttttctccattcaaacttacctcccaattgacttgctgtacctaataaccttactcttattcacatttactctcaactttcttctttaacacactttaccaaactcagtcaccagcttctgcagtttctcacatgaatcagccaccagcgcagtatcatcagcaaacaacaactgactcacttcccaagctctctcatccacaacagactgcatacttgtccctctttccaaaactcttgcattcacctccctaacaaccccatccataaacaaattaaacaaccatggagacatcacacacccctgccacaaacctacattcactgagaaccaatcactttcctctcttcccacacgtacacatgccttacatcctcgataaaaacttttcattgcttctaacaacttgcctcccacaccatatatccttaataccttccacagagcatctctatcaactctatcatatgccttctctagatccataaatgctacaaacaaatccatttgcttttctaagtatttctcacatacattcttcagagaaaacacctgggagtggatttggcagcggatggaaccatggaagcggaagtgaatcatagggtgggggagggggtgaaaattttgggagccttgaagaatgtgtggaagtcgagaatattatctcagaaagcaaaaatgggtatgtttggaggaatagtggttccaacaatgttatatggttgcgaggcgtgggctatggatagaattgtgcgcaggagggtggatgtgcaggaaatgagatgtttaaggacaatatgtggtgtgaggtggtttgatcgagtaagtaacaatagggtaagagagatgtgtggtactaaaaagagtgtggttgagagagcagaagagggtgttttgaaatggcttggtcacatggagagaatgagtgaggaaagattgaccaagaggatatatgtgtcagaggtggagggaacgaggagaagtgggagaccaaactggaggtggaaagatggagtgaaaaagattttgagtgatcgaggcctgaacatacaggagggtgagaggcatgcaaggaatagagtggattggaacaatgtggtatatcggggttgacgtgctgtcaatggattgaaccagggcatgtgaagcgtctggggtaaaccatggaaagttctgtggggcctggatgtggatagggagctgtagtttcggtgcattattacatgacagctacagtctgagtgtgaacgaatgtggcctttgttgtcgtttcctagcgctacctcgcgcacatgaggggggagggggttgttattccatgtgtggcagggtggtgatgggcatgaataaaggcagacagtatgaattatgtgcatgtgtatatatgtatatgtctgtgtgtgtatagatatgtataagttgagatgtataggtatgtatatttacatgtgtgaacgtgtatgtgtatacatgtgtatgtgggtgggttgggccattatttcgtctgtttccttgcgctacctcgctaacgcgggagacagcgacaaggcaaaataaataaataaataataattttaaACGGCAACATTACTATCAGCTGAAACTGAAGCAGATAAAATTCAACACACTGCCATAAGGGTAATCCAGAAATGAAGAGTAGGGGCCTCTGCCTCCTTTTGtcaattattttatattatttttccatCACAAATGATCGCATATAAATGAATACTGAATAACTTTTAATCTTGATCTAATGGGATACTAGTTTAATAAGCACAGTAATGCAAGAAGATTGAATAACCTTTGACATACCTGATAATGTTTTTCCTTTGTAAACAAGACGCTGTGCCGAAGGTGGAACGGAAAGGTTTTCACACACAATATCTTTTACTTCAGAAACTTTGGCAGTCTCTAGAACCTAAGTGTATGTATAAAAGagaaacatatatttatttataaataaaaGTCCTCAAACATGGGAATTACTTCATGATAAAGCAAATATTCTAAGATAACTAAATGAAGCTTTAATAAACATTTGATACATAACACTGAACTTTTGTATTATGCCTAGAATTACACCAATTAGCTGTAAAAGGAGACTTcatcattactttccaaaagtttGCTACAGTGAGAAATGATTAACAGCATCcacgaaaagaaggaagaaacatATTGAAAAATTTTATCGTTTCAGAGATACaaagaaatacgaaaaaaaatatcaatcgtaacaaattaatcatattaatgtcTATTTCATACAGCTGTAACTGAAATAAGAAAGCTCAAAATTAGTTTGGCAAATAAAAGTACAGTACAATAACAAACAGGTAGACCCCAAGCCACACTTGGAGTACCGATATTCAGCCTTGGGGTCAAGTTTACCCGATCATAACTACACTCGTGGTCTACTAAACTCACAAAATAATTTACCTATTATATTTATTGTCTTCTTTACTTGCTGATCATACCTCCATTACTATTTATAGTTCTATGATAATATTGCTGCCTCTATATATAATTAAAAGCCAACTTAAACGAATTCTGTGAGATCACCTCGAACCAGGCtatgaaggttatatatatatccacaaaccTAATCAACCCTCGGGGTAAAAACCGCCAACCTTGACTTAAATACAATTAAGTAGTGATTTTAAATGTTAAAAACCAGACCTTTAAATCATATTTAGGTTCCTTGGTACACAAGTTCCACAAACCCCCACTGTCAAAAACCACCCTCAGGAAATCGACTTATATCCCAGTAATTATCTCACAAAACTTACTTCCACGTTGCACTCGCTCCCTTGTAATATCTTGACGGTGATTTTCATCTTGGTCACCTTTAATTTGGTGCTGGGAATCGTCGATAACCTCACGTCCTGGCGTCTGCATGTGCTCTGACCCGCAGCAGCTGATTGGTCAAAATATAAGGCGTTCACTAATGCCTTAAAGTTGTCATATTACCAGCCCCTCGTACTTTAATAAAATTCTACCACAACGTAATCATTTAATGATTTATATCACATTCAAATACATTTTTTTGGATattttagaaaaatatatattatttatttaggTTTAAAATGTCCCTTAGCGAACAATAACGATAGCGTACAAAAAGAAGAGCGTTCAAGCAGCGCACAGTTACCTGACTCACGTATGGCTTCTACCTCATGTAAGCTGTTGTATTATGTACGGTAAGAAATCTATTTCAACAtcgctagtgaaagaaaaaaaaaagaaatagaaaaacgtGACTGGTTCTTCCAAATCCGCAGAGTAATAGGTTGTGGACTCACCTTTCAAAGAGCAGCAAGATAGACGTGGTAATATTACGATATATTTTTTCCTACCTTAATCTATTCTGTCCATCTTGTGAGCCGTGGTCATGCACTCACACCATAATTGATGATATCACTTACtggagaaaatggagagataAGGCTAGATAACCAGAATCATAACATATCTTTAGGATACTACTGGATTGAGCCACTTATATCTTATTTCTACATCATTTTAGTAGGTCTAGATGTATATAGTGTATTCAGTTAGACGTAATGATAAGAAATCATTGAGGAACACAATGTAAAATCGTATTAAGCCGGCTCTACCTTACTCATTCAAGATGTCCTTGGTAATCTATATATGCGCTGCCTCAAGCGGTCCCAGTGCCTGCTGGACAATTAGGCATCAGTTTCGCTCAGACTTTAAATTCAGATTTTATTATAATATTAACCAAAAAGTCTGGAAAAAATCTATTCATCTCTACATTCGTATTTTTGTTTACTATTCTCTGTGTTTAGTATACACAAACTGGTTTAAGTGTCGAATTATGGGCAAAGTTTTACTTAAGAGTTTTCATATTTTGAATCAAGATGCAAATTAAGGAACAATTTAAAATGACATAGATATGCAAGGTGTAGTTCAGTTTCTCCTAATTACCATTCATATTGAGTTTTATGACAGTTTTCTTACTCCATTActgatcccattttctctctccttcttccgtAATAGAGGGAGAAAATGATAACAAATATTGTGATTTAATTATTCGTTATTCCCTGAATTTTTTTTATGACATATGAGAAAATCTCAATGTTTTAAATGTACTCTGCTACCAATGAtatgtaaaataatgataataatgatgatgatgataatgatgataaagataatagatattattattattattattattattattattattattattattattattattattattattattattattattattattattattattattattattattattatattttcagtGGTGTATTagagtttatttattttttaatggATGAGTGAATGAGAGAGGCCCATGGGtcagacaacaacaacagtgcCATGTTGACAAACAGAAGCAACTGCTGTCCACCACAGTCCAAGTGTTttcctgctggtgcaggagggaagAGGCGTTGTCCATGGTTCCCAAAGTACTAACTACTGCTACTGCAGAAGGCATTTACTGATGACGTCCCACAACACTTGAGGCAGACGTCATCAAGCGCAGGTTGCCCGCTTCATTAACTCAACTAGACTAATTCGGTGAgtggttttgtttttgtttgtgtttatgttgttGGGTCGTAATGTAACCTGTCGGAGGCTttgaccgattttttttttttttttttttttttggctggctGGCGCGACACTTCATTGTTGATTTTAGACAACAGTAGACAATAAACAAAGGTTGACTCTCCTGCTTGTTTACGTTGGAGGGTAGATAAGGCTATACACCACCCGTGTCACTCAGGGTTATGTCTCTAACGATCTCATCCCCTGGCCTTCGTAATTGCCCAGGGCATCTCGGCTGTGACCTGTGAACTGAAGGTCAAGAACATAATGTGGCTATTGGGTAGAGAAATTCACAGTTTGACTGCTATGGCGATAGGCTGTATAGTTTGACTGCTATGGCGATAGGATGTATAGTTTGACTGCTATGGCGATAGCCTATACATTCTTACTGCTATGGCGATAGGCTGTATAGTTTGACTGCTATGGCGATAGGATGTATAGTTTGACTGCTATGGCGATAGCCTGTACATTCTTACTGCTATGGCGATAGGCTGTTCAGGCATACTGCTATGGCGATAGGCTGTATAGTTTTACTGCTATGGCGAGAGGTTGCATAGTTTGACTGCTATGGCGATAGGCTGTATAGTTTTACTGCTATGGCGATAGGCTGCATAGTTTGACTGCTATGGCGATAGCATATACATTCTTACTACTATGGCGATAGGCTGCACAGTTTGACTGCTATGGCGATAGGATGTATAGTTTGACTGCTATGGCGATAGGCTGTATAGTTTTACTGCTATGGCGATAGCATATACATTCTTACTGCTATGGCGATAGGCTATACAGTTTCACTGCTGTGGCGGTGCCcttaatccatttttttttcttcatgtatgtagatgatttaagaaaaaaaaaaactgctttatGTACCCTTCCGTCATAAAGGTATGTACGCCTCTGCGTATGTATACTTGCGTAGTCTAATGTTGTTTACATTTATTAAGTTATCATCTTTTGCTATTAATTGTTTCCCCAACAtgaccataatttttttttagtattttaaaCAAGTATTTATTAGAAACTGAAGATAGATGATGAAtacgcattctgttctttattttAATTCCATGCGTTATTTATTTCGTATGACATCTTGTTTTATTTTACGTTTATCATGTCCACTTATCACAATGCAAAGTATTTCCCCAGTTCTAAATTCATGTTCACTACCATACAATAGCCTCAGCGGAATTTGGTGTCCCTAAACTTACATTGAAGTTACTGTATTATGAGTGTAGATATTATAGAAAACAAGAAATGGTTAGCAACGATGTGGCGAAAAAGATTAGAATTTAAATTACAAAGACTTTAAAAGCCTTCCCCTTTCAGACTTGGCCCATGCGTTACACATCCCTACACAATTAAGTCCACTTTATTTGCGTTAAATGACCAAATACAAAGATAATCAGTCCATCTTTGTCTTAAATAAGTCCATACATGGAACTAggattttttttacatatagtATTCGCATTGGACGCACTGGCTTTGTTTATACCCGAGGGAAGGAGTAAAGCATAACGGAATTTGAAGAGGAAATTCGCGTCGGAAATAGATTCCCTGACACCTTGGAG
Coding sequences within it:
- the LOC139761040 gene encoding ubiquitin-like protein 4A, translated to MKITVKILQGSECNVEVLETAKVSEVKDIVCENLSVPPSAQRLVYKGKTLSDEITLEEAGITDGAKIHLMGKKGEMASPSGGAGSSKNVAATSDFFIQLESFLSKHLTQEQTTKVVSEFKKSCQLMVDSMNFDDIERFAASNFTEF